From a single Phragmites australis chromosome 7, lpPhrAust1.1, whole genome shotgun sequence genomic region:
- the LOC133925099 gene encoding putative chloride channel-like protein CLC-g, with amino-acid sequence MAPRNPKDGGGAVDPEADIEAPLISSGSSFFLDPSYEYGGEGEGDEEQRRRRRRFLLGGRSQSNTTSQVALVGADVCPIESLDYELIENDVFKQDWRARGRGHILRYVALKWALCFLVGALAAAAGFVANLGVENVAGAKFVVTSNLMLDGKHRSAFAVFLASNFALTMLAAVLTVYVAPAAAGSGIPEVKAYLNGVDAPNIFSLKTLIVKVVGCIAAVSSSLHVGKAGPLVHTGACIASILGQGGSRKYHMTCKWLRYFKNDKDRRDLVTCGSAAGIAAAFRAPVGGVLFALETVSSWWRSALLWRAFFTTAMVAVVLRALIEFCKSGKCGLFGKGGLIMFDVTADYVTYHLVDLPSVITLGVLGGILGSLYNFFLDKVLRLYNLINEKGKMYKLLLAATVTVCTSCCLFGLPWIASCKPCPADTEEACPSIGRSGNFKKFQCAMNEYNDLASLFFNTNDDTIRNLYSAGTDDEFHISSMLVFFVASYFLGIFSYGLALPSGLFVPVILTGAAYGRLVGMLIGSQSTLDHGLFAVLGSAALLGGSMRMTVSVCVIILELTNNLLMLPLVMLVLLISKMVADAFNTNVYDLLVKLKGFPYLEGYAEPYMRQLSVSDVVTGPLQTFCGIEKVGHIVHVLKTTGHSGFPVVDEPPFSDTPALYGLILRSHLLVLLRKKDFIRSCTASTLDASKHFSPDDFAKRGSGKHDRIEDIELSAEELEMFVDLHPFTNTSPYTVLEAMSLAKALILFRELGLRHLLVLPKSSKRAPVVGILTRHDFMPEHILGLHPFLFKSRWKKVRLGKLKVTNIL; translated from the exons ATGGCTCCGAGGAATCCcaaggacggcggcggcgcggtggaTCCGGAGGCTGACATCGAGGCCCCGCTCATCTCCTCTGGCTCGTCGTTCTTCCTGGACCCGTCGTACGAGTACGggggcgagggcgagggcgacgaggagcagcgccggcgccggcgtcggTTCCTCCTCGGCGGCCGCTCGCAGTCCAACACCACCTCCCAGGTCGCGCTCGTCGGCGCCGACGTCTGCCCCATCGAGAGCCTCGACTACGA GCTTATCGAGAACGACGTGTTCAAGCAGGACTGGAGGGCGCGGGGGCGGGGCCACATCCTGCGCTATGTGGCGCTCAAGTGGGCCCTCTGCTTCCTCGTCGgggccctcgccgccgccgccggcttcgTTGCCAACCTCGGCGTCGAGAACGTCGCCGGCGCCAAGTTCGTCGTCACCTCCAACCTAATGCTCGACGGCAA ACACCGGTCGGCGTTTGCGGTGTTCCTGGCGTCCAACTTTGCACTCACGATGTTAGCGGCGGTGCTGACGGTGTAtgtggcgccggcggcggccggaTCAGGCATTCCGGAGGTGAAAGCCTACCTGAACGGTGTCGACGCCCCCAACATATTCTCTCTGAAAACTCTTATTGTGAAG GTTGTGGGATGCATTGCTGCAGTATCATCATCACTGCATGTGGGAAAAGCTGGGCCACTGGTACACACAGGGGCATGCATTGCATCAATACTTGGGCAAGGTGGGTCACGTAAATATCACATGACATGTAAATGGTTAAGGTACTTCAAGAATGATAAGGATCGAAGGGACCTTGTTACTTGTGGTTCTGCTGCTGGTATTGCTGCTGCTTTCAGGGCACCGGTTGGCGGAGTCCTTTTTGCCCTGGAAACAGTATCTTcatg GTGGAGGAGTGCCCTACTATGGCGAGCCTTTTTCACAACAGCAATGGTAGCTGTTGTGCTTAGAGCATTGATAGAATTCTGTAAAAGTGGCAAGTGtggcttatttgggaaaggcGGCCTTATAATGTTTGATGTGACGGCAGATTATGTCACTTACCATTTGGTCGATTTACCTTCTGTGATCACTCTAGGGGTTCTTGGAGGAATATTGGGGAGTTTGTATAACTTTTTCCTGGACAAGGTTCTCCGTCTTTACAACCTTATTAACGA GAAAGGAAAAATGTACAAACTGCTCCTGGCTGCAACAGTCACTGTTTGTACATCCTGTTGTCTCTTTGGCTTGCCATGGATTGCTTCTTGCAAACCTTGCCCAGCTGACACAGAAGAAGCTTGTCCATCAATTGGGCGATCTGGTAATTTCAAGAAGTTCCAATGTGCAATGAATGAATACAACGACTTGGCTAGTCTGTTCTTCAACACTAATGATGACACTATTAGAAACCTCTACAGCGCTGGCACTGATGATGAATTCCACATATCTTCAATGCTCGTGTTCTTTGTAGCATCATATTTTCTGGGCATTTTCAGCTATGGCCTTGCTTTACCATCTGGCCTTTTTGTGCCAGTTATTTTAACTGGTGCAGCTTATGGCCGTCTGGTAGGCATGTTGATTGGGTCACAATCAACTTTAGATCATGGTCTTTTTGCTGTTCTTGGCTCAGCTGCTCTTCTAGGTGGATCAATGAGAATGACCGTCTCAGTTTGTGTTATTATCCTAGAACTGACTAATAATCTGCTTATGCTTCCTCTGGTTATGCTTGTCCTTCTCATATCGAAGATGGTGGCAGATGCTTTTAACACAAACGTCTATGATTTGCTTGTTAAATTGAAAGGGTTTCCTTATCTTGAAGGGTATGCTGAACCCTACATGAGGCAATTGTCTGTCAGTGATGTTGTAACTGGTCCTCTACAGACATTCTGTGGCATAGAGAAGGTTGGCCATATAGTGCATGTCTTGAAGACAACTGGTCATAGTGGTTTCCCTGTAGTTGATGAGCCACCATTTTCAGATACTCCTGCGTTATATGGTCTAATTCTTCGATCCCATCTGCTTGTTCTATTGAGGAAAAAGGATTTCATCCGTAGTTGCACTGCTTCAACACTGGATGCTTCAAAGCATTTCTCACCCGATGATTTTGCTAAACGTGGCTCAGGGAAACATGACAGAATTGAGGACATTGAATTAAGTGCAGAAGAATTGGAAATGTTTGTAGACTTGCATCCGTTCACAAACACATCACCTTATACTGTCCTTGAGGCTATGTCTTTGGCTAAAGCTCTTATACTTTTCCGTGAACTTGGATTGAGACATCTTTTGGTTCTACCAAAATCCTCTAAG AGGGCACCTGTTGTTGGCATACTGACAAGGCACGATTTCATGCCTGAACACATACTGGGTCTTCACCCTTTCCTTTTCAAAAGCCGATGGAAGAAGGTGCGACTTGGCAAGTTAAAAGTCACCAACATACTTTGA
- the LOC133923683 gene encoding coatomer subunit epsilon-2-like — MASPDHLFGLRNSFYIGAYHAAITSSQSVPAHALSPDELVERDALLYRSYIAIGSHQLVIDEIGPSAATPLQAVKLLAVYLSGDAGNKESVISRLHELLGDAAVGSNPILRLMAGTVFLHERDYAEALKHTNSGGNMELLALNVQIYLQMHRADHAEKQIRVMQQLDEDHTLAQLANAWVDLAMGGSKIQEAHLIFQDLSEKYPTTCMILNGKALCSMHRGNFEEAEGLLLESLNKDAKDAETLANLTVCSLNLGKPATRYLSQLKLAHPDHMLVKRMSSAEDSFDRTCQAMA; from the exons ATGGCGTCGCCGGACCACCTCTTCGGCCTGCGCAACAGCTTCTACATCGGCGCGTACCACGCCGCCATCACCAGCAGCCAGTCCGTCCCCGCGCACGCCCTCTCCCCCGACGAACTGGTCGAGCGCGACGCCCTCCTCTACCGCTCCTACATCGCCATCGGATCCCACCAG CTGGTGATCGACGAGATCGGGCCAAGTGCCGCCACGCCGCTCCAGGCCGTGAAGTTGCTCGCGGTGTACCTCTCCGGCGACGCCGGGAACAAG GAATCGGTAATCTCAAGGCTTCATGAGCTCTTGGGAGATGCCGCAGTTGGGAGCAATCCGATTCTCCGGTTGATGGCCGGCACTGTCTTCTTGCACGAACGTGATTATGCCGAAGCTCTGAAGCACACCAACTCCGGTGGGAACATGGAATT GCTTGCGCTGAATGTTCAGATATACCTTCAAATGCATAGGGCAGACCACGCAGAGAAGCAAATCAGGGTCATGCAGCAGCTGGATGAAGACCACACCCTAGCACAGCTCGCGAATGCATGGGTAGACCTTGCCATG GGTGGCTCCAAGATCCAAGAAGCACACCTCATCTTCCAAGACTTGTCAGAGAAGTACCCAACGACTTGCATGATTCTTAATGGGAAAGCCCTGTGTTCGATGCACAGGGGGAACTTTGAGGAAGCGGAGGGATTGCTTCTGGAATCACTTAACAAG GACGCCAAGGACGCTGAAACTCTTGCTAACCTCACGGTGTGCAGCCTGAATTTGGGAAAACCTGCAACGCGCTACCTCAG CCAATTGAAGCTAGCACACCCTGACCATATGCTGGTGAAGCGAATGTCCTCTGCCGAAGACAGTTTTGACAGAACCTGCCAAGCGATGGCATGA
- the LOC133925100 gene encoding synaptotagmin-5-like codes for MGFWVGLALGVAVGVALIVGFARSENSRAARRRQLAATVASFSKMTIEDSRKLLPSDLYPSWVVFSSQQKLKWLNQELIKIWPYVSQAASELIKASVEPVLEQYRPVIIASLKFSKLTLGTVAPQFTGVSIVENKDSGIIMELEMNWDANPSIILDIKTRLGVALPIQVKDIGFTGVFRLIFKPLVEELPCFGAVCFSLRKKKKLDFRLKVIGGEISAIPGISDALEDTIKNAIEDSITWPVRKVIPIIPGDYSDLELKPVGTLEIKLVQARDLTNKDLIGKSDPFAIVYVRPLPDKMKRSKTINNDLNPIWNEHFEFIVEDADTQSVTVKIYDDDGIQESELIGCAQVRLKDLQPGKVKDVWLKLVKDLEIQRDRKDRGQVHLELLYYPFDMKEEAPNPFRQQFSMTSLERTMTSMENGSGSTSFDRLSSRKKKEIIVRGVLSVTVISGEDLPAMDMNGKSDPYVVLSLKKTKTKYKTRVVNESLNPIWNQTFDFVVEDGLHDMLMLEVYDHDTFSRDYMGRCILTLTKVLLEEDYKESFNLEGAKSGKLNLHLKWSPQSIMRDSREEDSLRFRSVQ; via the exons ATGGGTTTCTGGGTGGGCCTCGCGCTGGGGGTCGCGGTGGGCGTCGCGCTCATCGTCGGCTTCGCTCGCTCCGAGAACTcgcgcgccgcccgccgccgccagctG GCTGCTACTGTTGCTAGTTTCTCCAAGATGACGATCGAGGATTCACGAAAGTTACTCCCATCTGACCTGTACCCTTCGTGGGTTGTTTTCTCATCGCAGCAAAAG TTAAAATGGCTTAATCAAGAGCTGATAAAAATTTGGCCGTATGTGAGTCAG GCAGCATCAGAACTGATCAAAGCCTCTGTTGAACCTGTTCTTGAACAATATAGGCCAGTAATAATAGCTTCCCTCAAGTTCTCAAAACTCACTCTTGGAACTGTTGCACCACAGTTTACTG GTGTTTCAATAGTTGAGAATAAGGACTCAGGTATCATCATGGAGCTAGAGATGAACTGGGATGCCAATCCAAGTATCATACTAGATATAAAAACTAGACTTGGTGTAGCGCTTCCGATACAG GTAAAGGACATTGGCTTTACAGGAGTTTTCCGCTTGATTTTTAAACCACTGGTTGAAGAGCTACCATGCTTTGGAGCTGTTTGCTTTTCTCTACGAAAGAAG AAAAAGCTGGATTTTAGACTGAAAGTCATTGGTGGCGAAATTTCTGCTATACCTGGGATTTCAGATGCTCTTGAG GACACAATAAAAAATGCTATTGAAGACTCAATAACATGGCCAGTAAGGAAAGTCATTCCTATAATACCTGGGGACTACAG TGATTTGGAACTGAAGCCTGTTGGTACATTGGAAATCAAGCTTGTGCAAGCAAGAGATTTGACGAACAAAGATCTGATAGGAAAATCTGATCCTTTTGCCATTGTATATGTCCGCCCATTACCAGACAAAATGAAGAGAAGTAAAACAATT AACAACGATCTGAACCCCATCTGGAATGAACACTTCGAGTTTATAGTTGAAGATGCCGATACTCAGAGTGTCACTGTGAAGATTTATGATGATGATGGTATTCAGGAATCTGAATTGATTGGCTGTGCTCAAGTTAGGCTAAAGGATCTGCAACCAGGCAAAGTGAAGGATGTCTGGTTGAAGCTTGTAAAAGATTTGGAGATTCAAAGGGACAGGAAAGATCGGGGTCAG GTGCACCTTGAGCTGCTCTACTATCCATTTGACATGAAGGAGGAGGCTCCAAATCCTTTCAGACAACAGTTTTCAATGACTTCCCTGGAGAGGACAATGACAAGTATGGAAAATGGATCAGGGAGCACTAGTTTTGACAGGCTGTCttcaaggaagaaaaaggaaattatCGTGCGGGGGGTTCTGTCAGTGACTGTGATATCTGGGGAGGATCTGCCGGCAATGGATATGAATGGAAAGTCTGACCCGTATGTCGTACTTTCTCTCAAGAAGACAAAAACAAAGTACAAGACAAGG GTTGTGAATGAAAGCTTGAACCCAATTTGGAATCAGACTTTCGACTTTGTTGTTGAAGATGGCTTACATGATATGCTTATGTTGGAAGTATATGATCACGACACTTTCAGTAGA GATTACATGGGGCGGTGCATCCTGACTTTAACCAAGGTTTTGCTCGAAGAAGATTACAAGGAGAGCTTCAACCTGGAGGGAGCAAAGAGTGGGAAACTGAACTTGCATCTGAAGTGGTCGCCTCAATCAATCATGCGTGATTCGCGAGAAGAGGACAGCTTAAGGTTCAGATCAGTCCAGTAG